The Chlorocebus sabaeus isolate Y175 chromosome 6, mChlSab1.0.hap1, whole genome shotgun sequence genome has a segment encoding these proteins:
- the BBC3 gene encoding bcl-2-binding component 3 — translation MARARQEGSSPEPVEGLARDGPRPFPLGRLVPSAVSCGLCEPGLAAAPAAPALLPAAYLCAPTAPPAVTAALGGPRWPGGPRSRPRGPRPDGPQPSLSLAEQHLESPVPSAPGALAGGPTQAAPGVRGEEEQWAQEIGAQLRRMADDLNAQYERRRQEEQQRHRPSPWRVLYNLIMGLLPLPRGHRAPEMEPN, via the exons ATGGCCCGCGCACGCCAGGAGGGCAGCTCCCCGGAGCCCGTAGAGGGCCTGGCCCGCGACGGCCCGCGCCCCTTCCCGCTCGGCCGCCTGGTGCCCTCGGCAGTGTCCTGCGGCCTCTGCGAGCCCGGCCTGGCTgccgcccccgccgcccccgcccTGCTGCCCGCTGCCTACCTCTGCGCCCCCACCGCCCCACCCGCCGTCACCGCCGCCCTGGGGGGCCCCCGCTGGCCTGGGGGTCCCCGCAGCCGGCCCCGAGGCCCACGCCCGGACG GTCCTCAGCCCTCGCTTTCGCTGGCGGAGCAGCACCTGGAGTCGCCCGTGCCCAGCGCCCCGGGGGCCCTGGCGGGCGGTCCCACCCAGGCGGCCCCGGGAGTCCGCGGGGAGGAGgaacagtgggcccaggagaTCGGGGCCCAGCTGCGGCGGATGGCGGACGACCTCAACGCGCAGTACGAGCGGCGG aGACAAGAGGAGCAGCAGCGACACCGCCCCTCGCCCTGGAGGGTCCTGTACAATCTCATCATGGGACTCCTGCCCTTACCCAGGGGCCACAGAGCCCCCGAAATGGAGCCCAATTAG